The genomic stretch CCGCGCCGGCAGAGACTCGTAGACGGACGCCGGAACCGGGACCTGCTCGTTTTCGTCTCCTCCCGTCTCGTCCACCATTTGCGTGCGCTCGATCGAGCCGGGTCTCAGGATATCGATGTTGAGCCACCAGGGAGCGTATCGGACCGCCATTCCAACGCGGGGACGGCCGCTCCGATTGGGAGCCGTCGAGTGCCAGAGCCGGCTGTCGAAGATCAGCACGCTGCCGGCCCGTCCGGTGGCGTGGATCTCGGTGGGATACGCGCGGGTGGGATCGACGCCGTTCTCGCCGGTGGGGTTGTTGGGAGACCGGTGACTTCCGGGCACGACCAGCGTGCCCCCGGTCTCTGCCGAGAAGGACGAAAGCATCCAGATGGTGGTCAGGTGGGCGACCATGTCGGGGTAGGGCGCCGGGATGTGGCCGGCGCTGTTCTGGTTGAAGGGCCAGTCGGCGTGCCAGCGGCCCCGCTCGTTCCCCGGATAGTTGATGATGGCCGTAGTGAAGGAGAT from Acidobacteriota bacterium encodes the following:
- a CDS encoding phytanoyl-CoA dioxygenase family protein, which produces MNLDKALHHLKLDGWCVLDGIIPESRVRDIRRSVRSAVESSGGSVRIQGVGARTGLLAFDQSFSPYLADRRILAIAEALLGKPVRISFTTAIINYPGNERGRWHADWPFNQNSAGHIPAPYPDMVAHLTTIWMLSSFSAETGGTLVVPGSHRSPNNPTGENGVDPTRAYPTEIHATGRAGSVLIFDSRLWHSTAPNRSGRPRVGMAVRYAPWWLNIDILRPGSIERTQMVDETGGDENEQVPVPASVYESLPARVKPLYRHWVAD